The proteins below are encoded in one region of Candidatus Eisenbacteria bacterium:
- a CDS encoding ATP-dependent DNA helicase produces MDTTERFSNELLGLAFERLSRERGWENRPGQREMARLWSETLEEGGMLLVEAPTGIGKSLAYLLPALLRRARGSGPVVVSTCTKALQEQLLRQDIPLALRATVSPLRVVTLKGRQNYLCRRRAEARLQQRALFPEAELGEAAAETVRSWAERTRTGELEELTELGVDLSPAFLADIASDPLVCAASACDASTGCFAKRARREALRADIVLVNHALLLSDPGLRATLIAEAGALVLDEAHHVERVAREQLGVTLGVQDFLRLAGRTDARTGVLRILKRALRRGRGGRVAERIRASEASIAPVLAHAAAFALDLERVLPAGAPSARITRDFDAARLSPSALDGLLSALGSLSRSLEDLADTAAGEGPAALKPEGLEALDEVRGRSLAWTEAERALRSAVALEEKGSAFFVDRDGRGSPRLNRRPVHVGAVLRHSLLTLCDRVLLTSATLRAGDDFGPVLDALGLDPGEVRTATLPSPFPLERQVLSAVWDACGPNDPEFPERLAELIVGLATAFRRNTLVLLTSYEMLDQVADRCAGPLRRAGIPLLRQVPGEAAAPLAAEFRAGGGAVLLGAASFWEGVDFPGASLEVLLIARLPFAVPTDPLVEARSEAIEADGGDAFRDLALPEAILRFRQGIGRLIRSSADRGAVVVADPRLARASYGRRFTATLPSAPFVTSSRSELLSRVGDWFSSGAGERVPRPEGEEEPCRA; encoded by the coding sequence TACTACCGAACGATTTTCCAATGAGTTGCTGGGGCTGGCCTTCGAGCGCTTGAGCCGGGAGCGGGGCTGGGAAAACCGGCCCGGGCAGCGCGAGATGGCGCGGCTCTGGTCCGAGACGCTCGAAGAGGGCGGCATGCTGCTCGTCGAAGCGCCCACCGGAATCGGCAAGTCGCTCGCGTATCTCCTTCCCGCCCTCCTCCGCCGCGCTCGGGGGTCCGGCCCCGTGGTCGTGAGCACCTGCACCAAGGCGCTCCAGGAGCAGCTCCTGCGCCAGGATATTCCGCTCGCGCTGCGGGCGACCGTGTCCCCGCTCCGGGTCGTCACGCTGAAAGGACGACAGAACTACCTCTGCAGGAGGCGCGCGGAAGCGCGGCTCCAGCAACGCGCGCTCTTTCCCGAGGCGGAGCTCGGAGAAGCGGCGGCGGAGACGGTCCGCTCGTGGGCGGAGCGTACCCGGACCGGCGAGCTGGAGGAGCTGACCGAGCTCGGGGTGGACCTCTCCCCGGCGTTCCTCGCCGACATCGCTTCCGACCCGCTCGTCTGCGCGGCCTCGGCGTGCGACGCATCGACCGGCTGCTTTGCCAAGCGGGCGCGGCGGGAGGCGCTCCGCGCCGACATCGTGCTGGTGAATCACGCGCTCCTCCTCTCGGACCCGGGTCTTCGCGCCACGCTCATCGCCGAGGCGGGCGCGCTCGTCCTGGACGAGGCGCACCACGTGGAGCGCGTGGCCCGCGAACAGCTCGGCGTGACCCTCGGCGTGCAGGATTTTCTGCGGCTTGCCGGCCGCACCGACGCGCGGACGGGGGTGCTCCGGATTCTGAAGCGCGCGCTGCGGCGCGGCCGCGGGGGCCGCGTCGCGGAGCGGATCCGGGCCTCCGAAGCGTCGATCGCGCCCGTGCTCGCCCACGCGGCCGCGTTCGCCCTGGATCTCGAGCGGGTCCTTCCGGCGGGCGCTCCGTCGGCGCGGATCACGCGCGATTTCGACGCGGCGCGGCTCAGTCCCTCGGCGCTCGACGGGCTCCTCTCGGCTCTGGGCTCGCTCTCCCGATCGCTCGAGGATCTCGCCGACACCGCCGCGGGGGAAGGGCCGGCCGCCCTGAAGCCCGAGGGGCTCGAGGCGCTGGACGAGGTGCGGGGCCGCTCGCTCGCGTGGACCGAGGCGGAGCGCGCGCTCCGGTCGGCGGTCGCGCTCGAGGAGAAGGGCTCGGCGTTCTTCGTGGACCGCGACGGGCGCGGATCGCCCCGCTTGAATCGCCGGCCCGTGCATGTGGGGGCCGTCCTCCGGCACAGCCTGCTCACGCTCTGCGATCGGGTGCTCCTCACCTCCGCCACGCTTCGCGCGGGGGATGATTTCGGTCCCGTGCTCGATGCTCTCGGGCTCGACCCGGGGGAGGTGCGCACGGCAACCCTTCCGTCCCCCTTTCCGCTCGAGCGCCAGGTCCTCTCCGCGGTCTGGGACGCGTGCGGACCCAACGACCCGGAATTCCCCGAGCGGCTCGCCGAGCTGATCGTCGGGCTCGCGACCGCGTTCCGCCGGAACACCCTCGTGCTCCTGACTTCCTACGAGATGCTGGACCAGGTCGCCGACCGCTGCGCCGGCCCGCTTCGGCGCGCCGGGATCCCGCTCTTGAGGCAGGTTCCCGGCGAGGCCGCCGCGCCCCTCGCGGCGGAGTTTCGGGCCGGGGGGGGCGCGGTGCTCCTGGGCGCCGCGTCGTTCTGGGAAGGGGTGGATTTCCCGGGTGCTTCGCTGGAGGTCCTCCTGATCGCGCGGCTTCCGTTCGCGGTCCCGACCGACCCCCTGGTAGAAGCGCGATCGGAGGCGATCGAGGCCGATGGCGGAGATGCCTTCCGCGATCTGGCGCTCCCGGAGGCGATCCTGCGATTTCGCCAGGGGATCGGTAGGCTGATCCGGAGCTCCGCGGACCGCGGCGCCGTGGTGGTCGCCGATCCGCGCCTCGCGCGCGCCTCGTACGGCCGGCGCTTCACCGCGACGCTCCCGTCGGCTCCCTTCGTGACCTCCTCCCGGTCGGAGCTTCTCTCGAGGGTAGGGGACTGGTTTTCGAGCGGCGCCGGCGAGCGGGTTCCGCGACCGGAAGGAGAGGAGGAGCCGTGCCGGGCGTGA
- the hutH gene encoding histidine ammonia-lyase: MAGKERVAIGGAPLTFDDLRAVAGGARISLAPDVPARVAPSRALIEKVLKQGSTVYGVNTGFGQLKSVRIRDADVEELQLNLIRSHAAGWGPELEPRAVRLMLALRAHSLALGYSGVRLTLLEHFVRMLEAEILPVVPSRGSLGASGDLIPLAHLALGLIGEGEVRVEGRLAKTADLMRGNGMVPLKLQAKEGLALINGTQGMTSVGALALIEAAEILRAAHLACALSVDAARGSVKPFDPRVHAIRPHAGQRDSAAILWSLLQGSGIVASHAGCAKVQDPYSLRCAPQVLGASITAFRQSRETVVTEVNSVSDNPLCFADTGEVISAGNFHGEPVALALDVLAIGMAEVGSISERRTFLLLDDAKSGLPPFLSPGAGLRSGLMIVQYLQAALVSENRMLAQPASTDSIPTSAGQEDHVSMGMHAAVKALTLVRNVRRVVAGEMLCAAQGIHLLRPLRSSGPLERVLGRLHELVPPLDEDRRPDHDLDRLDEWIASGAPADLAGIGAF; encoded by the coding sequence ATCGCCGGAAAGGAACGGGTCGCGATCGGGGGCGCGCCGCTCACCTTTGACGACCTCCGCGCCGTCGCGGGGGGAGCGAGGATCTCGCTCGCCCCGGATGTTCCCGCGCGCGTCGCGCCGTCGCGAGCGCTGATCGAGAAGGTCCTGAAACAGGGGAGCACGGTCTACGGGGTCAACACCGGATTCGGCCAGCTCAAGTCGGTGCGCATCCGGGACGCCGACGTGGAGGAGCTGCAGCTCAACTTGATCCGGAGCCACGCGGCGGGGTGGGGGCCCGAGCTGGAGCCTCGCGCGGTGCGCCTCATGCTCGCCCTGCGCGCGCACTCGCTCGCGCTCGGATACAGCGGCGTGCGCCTCACGCTCCTCGAGCACTTCGTGCGAATGCTCGAAGCCGAGATCCTGCCGGTAGTGCCCAGCCGTGGCTCCCTGGGCGCGAGCGGAGATCTCATCCCGCTCGCGCATCTGGCGCTGGGCTTGATCGGCGAGGGAGAGGTTCGCGTCGAGGGGCGGCTCGCCAAGACGGCGGATCTCATGCGCGGGAACGGCATGGTGCCCCTTAAGCTCCAGGCGAAGGAGGGTCTCGCGCTCATCAACGGAACTCAGGGGATGACGTCGGTCGGCGCGCTCGCGCTGATCGAGGCGGCCGAGATTCTGCGCGCGGCCCACCTCGCGTGCGCGCTCTCCGTCGACGCCGCGCGGGGGAGCGTCAAGCCGTTCGATCCCCGCGTGCACGCGATCCGCCCGCATGCCGGCCAGAGGGATTCGGCGGCGATCCTCTGGAGTCTCCTGCAGGGAAGCGGCATCGTGGCCTCACACGCGGGCTGCGCCAAGGTGCAGGATCCTTATTCGCTCCGCTGCGCCCCCCAGGTGCTCGGCGCCTCGATCACGGCGTTCCGGCAGTCGCGCGAGACGGTCGTCACGGAGGTGAACAGCGTGAGCGACAACCCGCTCTGCTTCGCCGACACGGGAGAGGTGATCTCGGCCGGAAACTTCCACGGCGAGCCGGTGGCGCTGGCGCTCGATGTTCTTGCGATCGGGATGGCGGAGGTCGGCTCGATCTCCGAGCGGCGGACGTTTCTCCTCCTCGACGACGCGAAGAGCGGATTGCCTCCGTTCCTGAGTCCCGGAGCGGGGCTCCGAAGCGGGCTGATGATCGTGCAATACCTCCAGGCGGCCCTGGTGTCGGAGAATCGAATGCTCGCGCAACCGGCGAGCACGGATTCGATCCCGACCTCCGCCGGGCAGGAAGATCACGTGAGCATGGGGATGCACGCCGCGGTCAAAGCCCTGACTCTCGTGCGAAACGTGCGCCGTGTCGTGGCCGGGGAAATGCTGTGCGCGGCGCAGGGAATCCATCTCTTGAGACCGCTTCGGTCGAGCGGGCCGCTGGAGCGGGTGCTGGGGCGGCTCCATGAGCTCGTGCCGCCCCTCGACGAGGATCGAAGGCCGGACCACGATCTCGATCGATTGGATGAGTGGATCGCGTCCGGGGCCCCCGCGGACCTCGCGGGAATCGGAGCGTTTTGA
- the hutU gene encoding urocanate hydratase, whose product MPKTETQVPKSALPGAPPREPVRAPRGPNRSCKGWHQEAALRMLMNNLDPDVAERWQDLVVYGGTGRAARSWEAFHAIVRSLRALEGDETLLVQSGKAVGVAKTHPDAPRVILANSLLVPAWATWDEFRRLESKGLTMYGQMTAGSWIYIGTQGILQGTYETFAEAARQRCGGSLRGRWALTAGLGGMGGAQPLAVTMNEGVCLAVEVDPERVRRRVETRYLDKSTGSVEEALRWVEEALRKQEPLSVGLIGNAAEILPDLVRRGSAPDLVTDQTSAHDELNGYVPAGLSLADAAALRRKLPKEYARRAIESMGEHVRAMLAFMARGAVTFDYGNNIRGQAVKAGVTNAFEIPGFVPRFIRPLFCEGKGPFRWVALSGDPKDIAVTDRALLELFPANESLRRWIRLASERVTFQGLPARICWLGMGERERFGEVLNKLVERGDVGAPIVIGRDHLDCGSVASPYRETEGMRDGSDAIADWPILNALLNAVSGASWVSVHHGGGVGIGNSIHAGMVVVADGTPAGLARLRRVLTNDPATGIWRHADAGYPEARAMALKHKLPIPSHE is encoded by the coding sequence ATGCCGAAAACCGAGACCCAGGTCCCAAAGAGCGCACTCCCAGGCGCTCCTCCCCGCGAGCCGGTGCGCGCCCCTCGTGGGCCGAACCGATCCTGCAAGGGATGGCACCAGGAAGCGGCGCTGCGGATGCTCATGAACAACCTCGATCCCGACGTCGCGGAACGATGGCAGGATCTCGTGGTCTACGGCGGCACCGGCAGGGCCGCGCGGAGCTGGGAGGCCTTCCACGCAATCGTTCGCTCGCTTCGCGCCCTGGAAGGGGACGAAACGCTGCTCGTTCAATCGGGGAAGGCGGTCGGGGTCGCGAAAACGCATCCGGACGCGCCGCGCGTGATCCTGGCGAACTCGCTCCTGGTCCCCGCGTGGGCGACCTGGGACGAGTTCCGGCGCCTGGAATCGAAGGGGCTCACGATGTACGGCCAGATGACCGCGGGGTCCTGGATCTACATCGGGACGCAGGGGATTCTGCAGGGCACGTACGAGACGTTCGCCGAGGCCGCGCGACAGCGCTGCGGCGGGTCGCTGCGGGGCCGTTGGGCGCTGACGGCGGGTCTCGGCGGCATGGGGGGCGCACAGCCGCTCGCGGTCACGATGAACGAGGGCGTCTGTCTCGCGGTGGAAGTCGATCCCGAACGCGTCCGCCGTCGGGTCGAAACGCGGTATCTGGACAAGAGCACCGGGTCGGTCGAGGAAGCGCTCCGGTGGGTGGAGGAGGCCCTGCGGAAGCAGGAGCCGCTTTCGGTCGGATTGATCGGCAACGCCGCGGAGATCCTCCCGGACCTCGTGCGTCGCGGCAGCGCGCCCGATCTCGTGACCGATCAAACCTCCGCGCACGATGAGCTGAACGGTTATGTTCCCGCCGGGCTTTCCCTCGCCGATGCCGCCGCCCTGCGCCGCAAGCTTCCCAAGGAGTACGCGCGGCGCGCCATCGAGTCCATGGGCGAGCACGTGCGGGCCATGCTCGCGTTCATGGCGCGTGGGGCGGTCACGTTCGATTACGGCAACAACATTCGCGGCCAGGCGGTCAAGGCGGGCGTCACGAACGCGTTCGAGATTCCCGGTTTCGTGCCGCGGTTCATTCGGCCCCTCTTCTGCGAGGGGAAAGGACCCTTCCGTTGGGTCGCGCTCTCCGGAGACCCCAAAGACATCGCGGTGACCGACCGCGCTCTGCTCGAGCTGTTTCCCGCGAACGAATCGCTCCGGCGCTGGATCCGGCTCGCCTCCGAGCGCGTCACGTTCCAGGGCCTGCCGGCGCGGATCTGCTGGCTCGGCATGGGGGAACGGGAGCGATTCGGCGAGGTCTTGAACAAGCTGGTGGAGCGCGGCGACGTGGGGGCCCCCATCGTGATCGGCCGCGATCACCTGGACTGCGGCTCCGTGGCTTCTCCGTACCGTGAGACCGAGGGCATGCGCGACGGCAGCGACGCGATCGCGGACTGGCCGATCTTGAACGCGCTCCTGAACGCGGTCTCCGGCGCCTCCTGGGTGTCGGTGCATCATGGCGGGGGTGTCGGGATCGGAAACTCGATCCACGCGGGCATGGTCGTGGTCGCCGACGGCACGCCGGCGGGGCTCGCGCGCTTGCGCCGCGTGTTGACCAACGATCCCGCAACGGGGATCTGGCGTCACGCGGACGCGGGATACCCCGAGGCGCGCGCCATGGCCCTGAAGCACAAGCTCCCGATTCCTTCTCACGAGTGA